Below is a genomic region from Fusobacterium nucleatum.
AGTTTTAATAGTTGGTTCTGGTGGAAGAGAACATGCAATAGCATGGAAAATTTCTCAAAATCCAAAAGTAAAGAAAATATTTGCAGCACCAGGAAATGCTTATAATAAAGTTATTGAAAATTGTGAAAATATAAACTTAAAAACTTCTGATGATATTTTAAATTTTGCTCTAAAAGAAAAAGTTGATTTAACAATAGTTGGAAGTGAAGAATTATTAGTTGATGGAATAGTTGATAAATTTCAAGAAAATAATTTGACTATATTTGGACCAAATAAAGAGGCTGCAATACTTGAAGGATCAAAAGCATTTGCAAAAGATTTTATGCAAAAATATGGAGTTAAGACGGCTAAATATCAATCTTTTACTGATAAGGAAAAAGCTATAAAATATTTAGATGAAATGTCTTATCCAGTTGTAATAAAAGCAAGTGGTCTTGCAGCAGGAAAAGGTGTTGTAATTGCACAAAATAGAAAAGAAGCAGAAGAAGCCTTAAATGATATGATGACTAATAAAGTATTTGCAGCAGCAGGAGATACAGTTGTAATTGAAGAATTTTTAGATGGTGTTGAAATTTCTGTTTTATCTATTACAGACTCAGAGGTGATAATACCTTTTATATCTGCTAAAGATCACAAAAAAATATCTGAAAAAGAAACAGGTTTAAATACAGGTGGTATGGGAGTAATAGCACCTAATCCATATTATACAAAAACTATTGAAGAAAAATTTATACAAAATATATTAAATCCTACTTTAAAAGGTGTTAAATCAGAAAAAATGAATTTTGCGGGAATAATATTCTTTGGTTTGATGGTAGCAAATGGAGAAGTATATTTACTTGAATATAATATGAGAATGGGAGACCCTGAAACACAAGCAGTTTTACCTTTAATGAAATCTGATTTTTTAGATGTAATTAATTCAGCTTTAAATAAAGATTTAAAAAATATAAAAATTGATTGGGAAAATAAAACAGCTTGTTGTGTAGTTATGGCAGCAGGAGGATATCCAGTTAAATATGAAAAGGGAAATCTCATCAGTGGTTTGGAGAAATTTGTTTCAAATAAATCTGATAATAAAATTTTCTTTGCAGGTGTAAAAGAAGAAAATGAGAAATTCTATACTAATGGTGGTAGAGTTTTAAATGTTGTTTCTATTCAAGATAATTTAGAAAAAGCTATTGAAGAAGCTTATAAAAATGTAAAGGAAATTTCATTTAGGGATAATTATTGTCGTAAAGATATAGGAACTCTATATGTACCAGTTAAATATTAAAATTTATAATAAACTGCACCTTAATTTTCTAATTTTGGTGCAGTTTATTATATTTTATTTATTAGGAAAGTATAAATTTAAAGAGGTATAAATAATACAAATAGTATATATATACTAAATAAAAAATAGTATTTTTTTTGAGAAAAATCTTCAAAATAATTAAAAATTTGTATCACAAAAAGCTCTAATGAAAAATACTCATTAGAGAATTATTAGAAATAAATCTTATGTATGGTCCGTCCATACCAACCTGAGCTTACATATATTTCTTGTATATCCATCATAATTTTACAATAAGGACACATAAATGGATGTACACCAAATGTATCAATAGATTGTTTTACATAAAAAGAATATACAGATTTAGAAAAACTTTTTTTGTATTTCTTAACTATATTTCTCAATTTTGCTGTAATATTGCGCCCATAAAATCCAAATCTATTAATCATTTTAAAATTTTTTGGAGGTAAATGGATGAGAATTTGTTGAACAAATTTATCTATATCCATAGTTACATATTTTTTCTTTTTGTCATCAGCTAAATCATTAAAGAAAAAAGTAACTTTTTCATTATCATAATAAGTAATTTTGTATTCAGCAATAGGAGCACGAGCGAGATATCTACCTAAATATTTTACAATTCCTTTAGGTGAATT
It encodes:
- the purD gene encoding phosphoribosylamine--glycine ligase; protein product: MKVLIVGSGGREHAIAWKISQNPKVKKIFAAPGNAYNKVIENCENINLKTSDDILNFALKEKVDLTIVGSEELLVDGIVDKFQENNLTIFGPNKEAAILEGSKAFAKDFMQKYGVKTAKYQSFTDKEKAIKYLDEMSYPVVIKASGLAAGKGVVIAQNRKEAEEALNDMMTNKVFAAAGDTVVIEEFLDGVEISVLSITDSEVIIPFISAKDHKKISEKETGLNTGGMGVIAPNPYYTKTIEEKFIQNILNPTLKGVKSEKMNFAGIIFFGLMVANGEVYLLEYNMRMGDPETQAVLPLMKSDFLDVINSALNKDLKNIKIDWENKTACCVVMAAGGYPVKYEKGNLISGLEKFVSNKSDNKIFFAGVKEENEKFYTNGGRVLNVVSIQDNLEKAIEEAYKNVKEISFRDNYCRKDIGTLYVPVKY